GATCGGTATGGTActgttcctttttttgttttttaagacggagtcacgctttgttgcccaggctggagtgcagtgacgcgatctcggctcgctgcaacctccgcctcccgggttcaagttctcctgcctcagactcccaagtacctaggactataggcgtgcgccaccacacccagccaatttttgtatttttagtagagatggggtttcaccatgctgtccaggctggtctcgaactcctgaccttgtgatccgcccgcctcagcctcccaaagtgctgagattacaggcgtgagccactgcactggcaaaattgtacactttaaatgggtgaattaggTTTTTGTgttatgtctcaataaagctgttattaaaaatgaattgcatggctgggcgcggtggctcacacctgtaatcccagcatgtttgggaggcctaggtgggagaatcacctgaggtccggagttccagaccagcctggccaaaatggtgaaaccccatctgtattaacaaaaaagatacaaaaattagccaggcatgcgttagcacgcctgtaataccagctactactcaggaggcttacttgggagaatcacctggacccgagaggcagaggttgcagtgagccaagatcatgccactgcattccagcctggacgaaaaagtaagactctgtctcaaaaaaaaaaaagaattacttaaGATATTAAAGATAGAAGTTTCAGTTGTGTTTTATCAGGACGGGTTTTGTGACCATCCAGTCCACCATATTGCACGAAACTGAACATATGTCCTTACTTTTCCCAGGCGTTATAACAAAAGCAAATGAATTATTATTTCTTCATGTTTATGAATTTGATGAACTGATGTTTCCAAAGAACGTGAGGTGCTCTACTTGTGATTTAAGGAAACCAGCTCGATCCAAGCACTGCAGTGAGTGTGGCTCTCGTGACTCCAGCGGCACCCCCAACAGCACATGTGTGGGCTTTGTCTGTGAGGGAATGTTTCCTGAATCCAAAAGCAGAGCCAGTTCACCCCTAGACATGGTGTGGCCACTACTTGTAGAGTTGAGATAATGGTTTCTTTCAGATGAGTGAGGGTCAGGTCTTGTGTTCCTGTGTAGTAGACAGTCCTCATCTCTGGGCATAACAGCCCTTCCCTTGCCACGTGGCAGGACATGCTCCCCACAAGTTGTTTCTGCGGATGTTGTGTTTGCAGATTTCAGTCCCACAAAGCCTAGTCTTCTGGGGAGGGCCCAACATTCTAGACCAGTGCTGTCTAACAAAAATAGaatgtggctgggtgcagcggctcatgccaggaattccagtactttggcagatctcttgagcctaggagttcaagaccagcctgggcaccatggggaaaccccacctctatgaaaaatagaaaagttgtagtcctggctactcaggaggctgaggcgggaggatcacttgagcccaggagatcgaggctgcagtaagctatgattaaaccactgcactccagcctcagcaacagagcaagaccctgtctcagaaaaaaaaaaaaacaccatgaatagaaagtttttaaaaatgtttttcagaatgtgGCTGTGCTTGGAGACAGTTTTAATCAGGATGTTATTTAACCtaacatatgtaaaatatcactttaacatgtaatcaatgtaaaaaattCTTCATGAGATAgtttatattctctttttcataCGAAGcctttgaaatctggtgtgtgtattttacatttacagcACATCTTGATTTGGACACTAAATTTTCATGTGGAAATACTTGTGTATTTAGATTTAATAAAATGTACAGTTGAAAAAGTAGGCTCACATGTGCAAGCTATATTCAGATATTCTTAAAAGTTTTCCAATATCTGAACTCGgtatcaaaaaaataattttcctttaccaTCCATGTCTACATTGACATAATGATTCATCTTAATTAGAAGAACTGACTTGACTTTAAAGCAGGAACACCAGTTTTAAAACTATGTCTATCCAAGTCAAGTAAATTAACTAACTCTTGTGTTGCCTCCATATTCACACTGAATTCAAAGGAGtattgtactaaaaaaaaaaactgtaaatttGTTAATATTGACAAAATGTCCTTTccgttttttggtttgttttttgagatagggtctcacttcgttacccaggctggagtgctgtggtgtgatcatagctcactgcagccttgacctcctgtgctcaagtgatcctcccgcctagcctctgagtagctgggaccacgggtgcATGCCGCCACCACCTCAGATTTGTCTTGTAGTCAGACTGCAAATGCTCAATACCCACATTTGGCTGGTGGCTCCTGTACTGGACACCACAGTACCAAAAGCTTAGTTTGGAACTAAGCAGCTGCCATTTTCCTCTGATGACACATCCAGTGGACAGATTGTGAAAATCTCAGCAGGTGTGCGGTGTCCTTGTCTCATCAAGCACCATCCCAGCACATGCCCCCTCGTTTCTGTGCAGGTGTGTGTAACTGGTGTGTGCACCGTTTCGACCATCACTGTGTTTGGGTGAACAACTGCATCGGGGCCTGGAACATCAGGTACTTCCTCATCTACCTCTTGACCTTGACGGCCTCGGCTGCCACCGTCGCCATTGTGAGCACCACTTTTCTGGTCCACTTGGTGGTGATGTCAGATCTATACCAGGAGACTTACACTGATGACCTTGGACACCTCCATGTTATGGACACAGTCTTTCTTATTCAGGTAATTATGCTGTAGGTTTCTGACTTCAAGTTTCAGAATTGCAAAAAGGACATTTATTTTTCCAGTAAAAGCATGAAGttaggtggggtgtggtggctcatgcctgtaatcccagcacttttggaggccgaggtgggaggatcgcatgaggctaggagttcaggaccagccttggcaacacccaaatgtccatcaactgatgattGAATAACTGGTCTCCTAtagagaccttgcctctacaaaaaatacaaaaatgagccggagctgggtgcagtggctcatgcctgtaatcctagcactttgagaagccaagacaagcagactgcctgagctcaggagtttgagaccagcctgggcaacatggtgaaaccccatctctactaaaatacaaaaaattagctgggtgtggtggcacgtgcccattgttccagctacttgggaggctgaggcacaagaatcgcttgaacccgggagggagaggttgcagtgagctgagattgcaccactgcactccagcccgggtgacagagcaagaccctgtctcagaaacaaacaaacgtgaagtttttcctttttctaaactgatataaaattcacatattgggccgggcatggtggctcacagctgtaatcccagcactttgggaggccaaggtgggtggatcacctgaggtcactagttcaagaccagcctggccaacgtggtgaaacctcgtctctactaaaaatacaaaaaagttagccaggcgtggtggccagcatctgtaatcccagctactcgggaggccgaggcaggagaatcacttgaacctgggaggcggaggttgcagtgagctgaggttgcgccgttgcactgcagcctgggcaacaagagcgaaagagtgaaactccgtctcaaaaaaaaaaaaaaaaaaattcacatatcataaaattcaccctttaaaGTATCCCACAGTGGTATGAGTATATTCACAGACTTGTTCAGCCCTCACtactatctaatttcagaacatttcatcatccccaaaaggaaacactccccattccctcctcccccagACCCAGCtaatcactaatctactttctgtctttcgGGATAGGCCTTTTCTggatacttcatataaatggaatcatgcaatatatgGTCTTTTCCACTGGCTTCTTTCTTGTGGCACAAGGTTTTCAGGGTTAATTCATGTAGCACGAAtctacttcattccttttgtttatttgggatggagtctcgctcttgttgcccaggctggagtgcaatggtgtgatcttggctcactgcaacctctgcctcgggttgaagcaattctcctgcctcagtctcccgtgtagctgggattacaggcatgagccaccacacctggctaatttttgtaattttagcagagaaggggttttaccatgttggccaggcttgtcttgagctcctgacctccagtgatccacccacctcggcctcccaaagtgctgggattacaggcgtgagcccccgtgcccggccttacttaattcttttttatggctgaatagtattccattgtatggatagactgaattttaattatttgttcatcagttgatggacatttcggtgttttcactttttggctatttttgaataatactgctgtgaacattcatgtacaagttttttgtgtggacatatgtttttatgtttataaaacatgttgtatgtttatgtgtttatgttttatgtttatatttctcttgggtaaattccACCtagaagtggaactgctgggtcataaggtaacttttttttttttttttgagacagagtctcactctgtcacctaggctggagtgcagtggtaccatcacagctcactatgacccggaactcctgggctcaaatgctcccacctcagcctcccaaagtgctgggattaccggtgtgagccaccatgactggcccagAATAACTTGATTTGAGGTCTTTATATAATAATGACAGTGAATCTTTTGTTatactggttttttgtttgtggaTCTTTTGGATCTTGGGAAtggggttttgggttttttggggttttttggtaTAGAAAAGTTCAGACATTCTTTCTcatcaaatctcttttctttgtaacttcAACAAGAAAGTCTCCTCCATCAGGAGTTTTgttaaatgttctcttttcttgtgactttcaaaaatattaaactttCTAAATTCTTCATTTTGCTTATTACAAAAATAGCTTACAAAACTTTAAGCAGCGCAGTTCCTATGGTCATACACCATTTATGGAGTCAGTTTTGTTTTTACCCAAACAAGATGACAGTGTAATCCTTACATCTTGCCTTTCTCATTAGTCAATATATTAAATCTTTTCACAATCAGTACATAGAAATtgacatcatttttaatggctccTTGTTTTCCCATTGTGTGACCATCACAGAGTTTACCCTTCCTGATGGATGGACAGTTAACTtgtttcttggccgggcgcagtggctcatgcctgtaatcccaacaatttgggaggccaaggcaggaggatcatcaaggccaggagtttgaaagcagcctgggcaacccagcaagaccctgtttctattgacttttttatttatttgtttttttttgagatggagtctcgctctgttgcctaggctggagtgcagtcgcacaatctcagctcattgcaactttcaccgcccgggttcaagcaattcttctgccttagcctcccgagtagctgggattacaggcatgtgccaccacgcctggctaatttttgtatttttagtagagacggggtttcaccatgttggccaggctggtgtcaaactcctgacctcaagtgatctgcccgcctcggcctcccaaaatgctgggattataggcgtgagcccttGCACTCGGCCCCTGTTTCTATTtattaagaaaaggaagaaaacttcGGAAGAGGAGCTGATAAAATCAATGATACAATGAATATCCGTGTACATCTATTTTTGGGGTTGTATTGTTTTAAGAAAGACATTGATCTCTTTTGTCCATCTGGATTTTACTTTGATGAATGGAGTtggcatttattttataaacagcTAACTGGAATAGCACATTTCCTAAGTaaactttcccttttccttcagtGGGAACACTTCATTCATCCCACAGGAAACTCTTGTATGTACTGGGATTATTCCTGGGCTGCTTCTCAGTGCTGTTTATGTTCAGTTTGTCACATTCGGACACAGGTAGGTGGGCTGAGGAAGCAGCGCTGGTGGCTGTGGCAGGCCCAGGGTTGGCTGGTGTTCACTCTCACGGATGTCACAGTCCAGCTACCTGAAGCACTGCCTTTTCTCTGCCCCTAGTACCTGTTCCTGACTTTTCCACGGATTGTCTTCATGCTGGGCTTTGTCGTGGTCCTGAGCTTCCTCCTGGGTGGCTACCTGTGCTTTGCCCTGTATTTGGCGGCCACCAACCAGACTACTAATGAGTGGTACAGAGGTGACTGGGCCTGGTGCCAGCATTGTCCCCTTGTGGCCCGGCCTCCGTCAGCAGAGCCCCAAGTCCACCGGAACATTCACTCCCACGGGCTTCGGAGCAACCTTCAAGAGATCTTTCTACCTGCCTTTCCATGTCATGAGAGGAAGAAACAAGAATGACAAGTGTGTGACTGCCTTTGAGCTGTAGTTCCCGTTTATTTACACATGTGGATCTTCGTTTTCCAAGCACggcttgtttgttttgatttctgctGTGCTTATAAATCACTTTCGGTGGGCAAGGGAGAGGGGAAAATGGGTGTTGACTGAGGAATCCCCCTTGCTTATCTTCTTTTGAAACCTGGCATCTCTGAAGTCCTGGTGTCAAGGGGATCAAGAGATGACTTCTTAGAGGTTCCAGGTGACGCTGAGACCTTGGTGTCTCTAAACTCTGGGCATGTGGACAGGAGGGGCTTGCGGCCGTGTCTCTGACCTGTCTGATGTGCAGGAGGGTCTCATTGACTCAGCGCCTGCGCGTTGTGCCTGGCTGTGCTCTTTTATGCCCCCTGTATTCTCCTCTCTCCCCGAGGGGATTTTCATCTCAACAACAGAGTGTTGTCACCCAGGCCTGCCTTCTGGCCAGTATGGGCTTGTACACCAGCACATTCCTGCATGTGTGGCCTCCAGCCTGCCCTCCTCTGGCCACATTCAAGTCCTTTCTGATCAGTTTAAAATTTGTGAAAGTGAACTGCCACCTATTTCAGAGGAGAGTTGACTGCCAGAAACGAGGTCTTGGTGCGGAAGGTCTTTGGAGTGGGAGGGCTCTCAGGTGCAGGTGGCAGGTGTTCTGCACCTTGCTAGGCCAAGGAGCCCTCAGTCAGAGAGGCCGGGAAGTGGGAGTCAGGGGCAGGGGGCCTTCCAGCCATCTTCCCCCGTAGCCCCCCAGCTGAGAACAGATGGAAACGTGAAGACGGGTAGCTGGGGCGGCCAGGGAACCCAAGTCCCTTGGCCGAAGCCAAAGCCCGGCACCACCCCCTATCCTTGCTGGTGGAAAGCACCGTGAAATCAACCAGCGGCAGCTCTGAACGCGACGCAGAGCCGGCGAGGGAGCCTGGGCAAGGACGGAGCGGGCCTGCACCGGCGGTTGGGCGGGCTCCGGGGGCGGGGTCCACCTGGGACCGCGGCGCGCCCCTCACCGCTCGCGCCGCCAGGGGGCGCCCTCCGGAGAGTGCGCCTAGGCCGTGGCCTGCGCTTGGCCCCTGCGGGCCGCCGTCTCCGTGCCCGGCATTCGGCCGCCGTTCTGCTGCGCTGCTGCGGCTCCCGGCGGCTCCTGGCGGCGCCGCAATCGGACCTTCGGGCGCCTACTGGCCGGCGGCAGCGGCGATGGCCTCCTGAGCAGGCAGGGAGCAGGCGGCGGCAGGCGGGCAAGCGGGCGGGTGCCGCAGCCCAGGTCCGGGTCGCGCCTCTTTGTTTCCACGGGTAGCGGCGCAGCCCCGGGCCCCGGGCGGAAGTGAGACGCGCTCGGCGCGGGGGCCGCGGCGGCCGCACCATGAGCGACATCCGCCACTCGCTGCTGCGCCGCGACGCGCTGAGCGCCGCCAAGGAGGTGTTGTACCACCTGGACATCTACTTCAGCAGCCAGCTGCAGAGCGCGCCGCTGCCCATCGTGGACAAGGGCCCCGTGGAGCTGCTGGAGGAGTTCGTGTTCCAGGTGCCCAAGGAGCGCAGCGCGCAGCCCAAGGTGCGGCCCGAGACGGTCGGGTGCCTGGGCCCCGCAGGCAGGCGGGCGGGCCTTTTCCCCAGCGATGCAGGGCTGTGTCAAGCCGCGGGCGCCCCATGTCCAGGAGCCCCGCGCTCGCGCTCGGCCTCGTTCCTGCAGCAGCCCCCAAACCCGTCTCCGGGTCCTGCAGTGTTGCTCAGCTGCCTGTCCAGTCTGCGGGGCGTGTGACAGCCGAGTCTTGTGTTAAAGGGACAAACTGGCGACTGCCCGCTCCCTAGAGGTCTGTTGGGCTGTTACCGAAAGGCTCATCCTGAGCCCTCCAGGAGGATGTATAATGATCTGTATGGCTTTCTTcttacatctttttctttcttttctctctctcccttttttttttttttttttttttgagacaaggtttcactatgttgcccaggctggagtgcagtggtgcaatcacagctcactacaaccttgaactcctgggctcaagtaatcctcccgcctcatccttctgagtagctggaactccaggcatgcaccaccatgcccagctaatttttgaatgttttgtagagatggggcctccctgtgttacccaggctggtctcaaactcctgggctcaagattctctctccttggcctccaaagtgttggaattacaggcgtgagccacaacccCTGGCCTATATGACTTTTTTCTAAGATT
This DNA window, taken from Pongo pygmaeus isolate AG05252 chromosome 6, NHGRI_mPonPyg2-v2.0_pri, whole genome shotgun sequence, encodes the following:
- the ZDHHC4 gene encoding palmitoyltransferase ZDHHC4 isoform X2 is translated as MDFLVLFLFYLASVLMGLVLICVCSKTHSLKGLARGGAQIFSCIIPERLQRAVHGLLHYLFHTRNHTFIVLHLVLQGMVYTEYTWEVFGYCQELDFSLYYLLLPYLLLVVNLFSFTLTCVTNPGVITKANELLFLHVYEFDELMFPKNVRCSTCDLRKPARSKHCSVCNWCVHRFDHHCVWVNNCIGAWNIRYFLIYLLTLTASAATVAIVSTTFLVHLVVMSDLYQETYTDDLGHLHVMDTVFLIQYLFLTFPRIVFMLGFVVVLSFLLGGYLCFALYLAATNQTTNEWYRGDWAWCQHCPLVARPPSAEPQVHRNIHSHGLRSNLQEIFLPAFPCHERKKQE
- the ZDHHC4 gene encoding palmitoyltransferase ZDHHC4 isoform X1, with product MLLRTGCLILGVGLLTASRRCLFSSCRMDFLVLFLFYLASVLMGLVLICVCSKTHSLKGLARGGAQIFSCIIPERLQRAVHGLLHYLFHTRNHTFIVLHLVLQGMVYTEYTWEVFGYCQELDFSLYYLLLPYLLLVVNLFSFTLTCVTNPGVITKANELLFLHVYEFDELMFPKNVRCSTCDLRKPARSKHCSVCNWCVHRFDHHCVWVNNCIGAWNIRYFLIYLLTLTASAATVAIVSTTFLVHLVVMSDLYQETYTDDLGHLHVMDTVFLIQYLFLTFPRIVFMLGFVVVLSFLLGGYLCFALYLAATNQTTNEWYRGDWAWCQHCPLVARPPSAEPQVHRNIHSHGLRSNLQEIFLPAFPCHERKKQE